The proteins below are encoded in one region of Limnochorda pilosa:
- a CDS encoding glycerol-3-phosphate dehydrogenase/oxidase encodes MAVQGRRAAAWARLDETWDLIVIGGGIVGVGILREAVRAGLRAVLFEQRDFAWGTSSRSGRLVHGGIRYLKQGQVRLTRDSVRERERLLRDAPGLVQELPFLLPVYRGDHPGKTVYGVGLELYDRLGGLQSHRYLNAEAFSLAAPHVQREDLEGGFLFRDAQTDDARLVLRVLREAMGHGALALNYARVEELLEDEDGNATGVVVRDVSGEDAPAFGDDEGIHTGQERPGSGGRGAGAARTARVRARAVVNATGAWADHLREQVSGRRRLRPLRGSHLIFPGWRLPLGGAVSLIHPWDHRPLYAFPWEGVTLVGTTDVDHATDLNREAAISPEETGYLMAAVQHAFPRLGLALSDVRSSYAGVRPVVGTGKADPSKESREHALWLERGLLTVTGGKLTTFRLMALQALERLRSLLPEMPPLDPDAPVLDPVSAPAGPMPGRPGLGGEGALLRLSGRYGAEAGDLLEAAEPGELEPAEGTATLWAELRWAARKEDVVHLDDLLLRRVRVGVLLEEGALPLMERIRAVVQPELGWNDRRWAQEAERYAELWRRCYAPPREVAGRRPQPPSRPAAGPSSPTSTPPGATGAGHPEDHR; translated from the coding sequence ATGGCGGTGCAGGGGCGCCGGGCGGCTGCGTGGGCCCGGCTGGATGAAACGTGGGACCTGATCGTCATCGGCGGGGGCATCGTGGGGGTGGGGATCCTCCGGGAGGCGGTGCGGGCGGGGCTCCGGGCCGTGCTCTTCGAGCAGCGGGATTTCGCCTGGGGCACCTCCAGCCGGTCGGGACGGCTGGTGCACGGCGGGATTCGGTACCTCAAACAGGGCCAGGTGAGGCTCACCCGCGACTCGGTGCGGGAGCGGGAGCGCCTGCTGAGGGACGCGCCGGGCCTGGTGCAGGAGCTTCCCTTCCTCCTCCCCGTCTACCGGGGCGACCACCCCGGCAAGACCGTCTACGGCGTGGGCCTGGAGCTCTACGACCGCCTGGGCGGCCTCCAGAGCCACCGGTACCTGAACGCGGAAGCCTTCTCCCTGGCGGCACCCCACGTGCAACGGGAGGATCTGGAGGGCGGCTTCCTTTTCCGGGATGCCCAGACCGACGACGCCCGCCTGGTGCTGCGGGTGCTCCGGGAGGCCATGGGGCACGGGGCGCTGGCCCTGAACTATGCCCGGGTGGAGGAGCTTCTAGAGGACGAGGACGGGAACGCGACAGGCGTGGTGGTGCGCGACGTGTCGGGCGAGGACGCGCCCGCCTTCGGGGACGACGAAGGCATCCACACCGGCCAGGAGCGCCCGGGTAGCGGTGGCCGGGGCGCCGGGGCGGCCCGAACCGCCCGGGTCCGTGCCCGGGCCGTGGTCAACGCCACCGGCGCCTGGGCCGATCACCTGAGGGAGCAGGTGAGCGGCCGCCGGCGCCTGCGCCCGCTGCGGGGGAGTCACCTGATCTTCCCGGGCTGGCGGTTGCCCCTGGGCGGGGCTGTGAGCCTCATCCATCCCTGGGATCACCGGCCGCTCTACGCCTTCCCATGGGAGGGAGTAACCTTGGTAGGCACCACCGACGTGGACCACGCGACGGACCTCAACCGGGAGGCGGCCATCAGCCCCGAGGAGACGGGCTACCTGATGGCGGCGGTGCAGCACGCCTTCCCCCGGCTGGGCCTCGCCCTCTCCGACGTTCGCTCCAGCTACGCGGGCGTGCGCCCCGTGGTGGGCACGGGCAAGGCCGATCCCTCCAAGGAGTCCCGCGAGCATGCACTCTGGCTGGAACGCGGTCTTCTCACCGTGACCGGCGGGAAGCTCACCACCTTCCGCCTCATGGCCCTTCAGGCCCTGGAACGGCTGAGGTCCCTCTTGCCGGAGATGCCTCCCCTGGACCCGGACGCGCCGGTGCTGGATCCCGTTTCCGCCCCTGCCGGCCCGATGCCTGGCCGGCCCGGCCTGGGCGGAGAAGGGGCATTGCTGCGCCTGTCGGGGCGATACGGGGCCGAGGCCGGAGATCTGCTGGAGGCAGCCGAGCCAGGCGAGCTGGAACCGGCGGAGGGGACGGCCACCCTGTGGGCGGAGCTTCGCTGGGCCGCCCGGAAGGAGGACGTGGTCCACCTGGACGACCTGCTCCTGCGTCGGGTGCGGGTGGGGGTGCTCCTGGAGGAGGGGGCGCTGCCGCTGATGGAGCGGATCCGGGCGGTGGTGCAGCCTGAACTGGGATGGAACGACCGGCGCTGGGCGCAGGAGGCCGAGCGCTACGCGGAGCTCTGGCGCCGCTGCTACGCCCCGCCCCGAGAGGTTGCCGGGAGGCGGCCCCAGCCCCCGAGCCGGCCCGCGGCGGGCCCTTCCTCCCCGACCTCCACCCCGCCGGGAGCGACGGGTGCCGGGCACCCGGAGGACCACCGATGA
- a CDS encoding FGGY-family carbohydrate kinase, whose protein sequence is MNGENVLAVDVGTQSVRALVFDPQGNVLAAARVPIDPPYRAEQPGWAEQDPEVYWQALVRACRQVWEAEVVPASLAGMALTTQRASVVNVDGRGRPLRPAILWLDQRRSEGLPRIGGWWGLLFRLAGASHTVAYLQAEAEANWIRLHQPEIWRRTEKYLLLSGYLTHRLTGRFVDSVGSQVGYIPFDYRRQAWAPPRDWKWQAIPVESSQLPELEPPGRVLGHVSSEAAEAVGLPQGLPVVAAAADKACEVLGAGCLEPDVACLSFGTTATVNTTHRRYVEVVPLIPPYPAAVPGAYSLEVQVYRGFWMVRWFVEEFGAAEAARAAEQGATPEALLERLAASVPAGSMGLVLQPYWAPGLRVPGPEAKGAVVGFGGAHGKAHLYRALLEGLAFALREGLERTQRRAGVRARELRVVGGGSQSDLAVQVAADVFGLPAARPHVYEASALGAAIDAAVGLGLHPGFDAAMAAMTRVGRVFEPNLAHAELYDQLYRRVYRRLYPRLQPLYEAIREITGYPPPVWGVTAGGPSAGRRPSR, encoded by the coding sequence ATGAATGGCGAGAACGTGCTGGCCGTCGACGTGGGCACCCAGAGCGTGCGGGCCCTGGTCTTCGACCCCCAGGGGAACGTGCTGGCCGCAGCCCGGGTGCCCATCGACCCCCCTTATCGAGCCGAGCAGCCGGGGTGGGCGGAGCAGGACCCGGAGGTCTACTGGCAGGCCCTGGTGCGGGCGTGCCGGCAGGTGTGGGAGGCGGAGGTGGTCCCGGCTAGCCTGGCCGGCATGGCCCTCACCACCCAGCGGGCCAGCGTGGTGAACGTGGACGGCCGGGGGCGACCCCTCCGTCCCGCCATCCTCTGGCTGGACCAGCGGCGTAGCGAGGGCCTGCCCCGGATCGGCGGGTGGTGGGGCCTCCTCTTTCGATTGGCCGGCGCTTCACACACCGTCGCCTACCTGCAGGCCGAGGCGGAGGCCAACTGGATTCGCCTTCACCAGCCCGAGATCTGGCGGCGGACGGAGAAGTACCTCCTTCTCTCCGGATACCTGACCCACCGGCTCACGGGGCGCTTCGTGGACTCGGTGGGGAGCCAGGTGGGCTACATCCCCTTCGACTACCGCCGGCAGGCCTGGGCCCCGCCCCGGGACTGGAAGTGGCAGGCCATTCCCGTGGAGTCCTCCCAGCTCCCCGAGCTGGAGCCGCCGGGCCGGGTGCTGGGGCACGTCTCCTCGGAGGCGGCGGAGGCTGTGGGCCTTCCGCAGGGCCTGCCCGTGGTGGCGGCCGCGGCCGACAAGGCCTGTGAAGTGCTGGGCGCCGGCTGCCTCGAGCCCGACGTGGCCTGCCTGAGCTTCGGCACCACCGCCACCGTCAACACCACCCACCGGCGGTACGTGGAGGTCGTCCCGCTGATCCCGCCCTATCCGGCGGCTGTTCCCGGCGCCTACAGCCTGGAGGTGCAGGTGTACCGGGGGTTCTGGATGGTCCGCTGGTTCGTGGAGGAGTTCGGGGCGGCCGAGGCGGCCCGAGCGGCCGAGCAAGGCGCGACCCCCGAGGCCCTCCTGGAGCGCCTCGCGGCCTCCGTGCCCGCGGGCTCCATGGGCCTGGTGCTGCAACCCTACTGGGCGCCGGGCCTGCGGGTGCCGGGGCCCGAGGCCAAGGGGGCGGTTGTGGGCTTCGGCGGGGCCCACGGAAAGGCCCATCTCTACCGCGCCCTCCTGGAGGGTCTGGCCTTCGCCCTGCGAGAAGGCCTCGAACGGACCCAGCGCCGGGCCGGGGTGCGTGCCCGGGAGCTGCGGGTGGTGGGGGGCGGCAGCCAGAGCGACCTGGCCGTGCAGGTGGCGGCGGACGTCTTCGGGCTCCCCGCGGCCCGCCCCCACGTGTACGAGGCCTCGGCCCTGGGCGCGGCCATCGACGCCGCTGTGGGGTTGGGGCTGCACCCGGGCTTCGACGCGGCCATGGCGGCCATGACGCGGGTGGGCCGTGTCTTCGAGCCCAACCTGGCCCATGCGGAGCTCTACGACCAGCTCTACCGGCGGGTCTACCGCAGGCTCTACCCTCGTCTTCAGCCGCTCTACGAGGCGATTCGCGAGATCACGGGCTATCCGCCGCCGGTGTGGGGGGTGACCGCGGGCGGGCCTTCGGCGGGGCGGAGACCGTCGAGGTGA
- a CDS encoding LysM peptidoglycan-binding domain-containing protein, whose amino-acid sequence MALVLVLAAGTGGGRAQADELTVTPVTSFVEALPRQSVTLVFRLGNTTGAEQSVLPVVELPDGWQLLVPVDPVTLPPGGEHVLLLAVLVPQDAPAGDYPVRVDLQGSIPPVHLEGRATVRIRPTRGLEATLVRAPAYTLGDPYRLVFSVRNTGNTPQQVTFRIHDNLGFRTVTAPAEARIRPGELVTVDVSVQVPQSLTKAATHRVQLIAEGDGPSVPRAQASAAVEIIPRSVSGDAAYHTFPLRIAVDREMTATGGVTGWEISGTGALAESDPGRLTLQLGDEGGRAAYTRPNLYLSAGDQRFVLSPLTEFGERLATGAEMRATMGPLVLTSYAHRDGTGRERVGAQAALDLGGAGALSLQFLDRSEAPGDLWSLQAQVSPAERWDFQVEYGLQATASLASSPDALRLTSRFSGGALVTHATWEQVGAGYREATRASRRLQLYTSVPFSDAMRLGLRFDDLMEYEGVPWDGWARNVRNTGLNLSGGWEGTGWWLQYARSDDVEPGQRDRSEGSLRFVLNLPIDGKRFLFQDAGLRQVIDRVGGTESLRAAYRLSYHAASPDGGIDPYLQAEFPLVGSLPERFAFGIRSYRNVHDRLTLRLGLDVLDVLASTYRVQGEARYTLPSAHTIVAGGEAKGSLSQEPEWKATASYTFPFDLQLGRRSDVGELVGRVVDEAGQSLPDMVVQINGQRTTTGGDGRFRFAAVRAGTYHVTFRPDQLGPERITLPQTPWRVEIPAGTRVEQEFRVVEGARVDGRLRLLPPPTDTLEAGAVFGEGPGEADKRWVAGMLVELVDHEIAYRRVTDEQGRFSFEQLPPGEWRLRVHRNGLPQWYEIRPAEQAIHLRAGAEEQVEVDVVPVPRRIQLVEGGVLQPAPPVEARRPPGAQPADQPQPLTAPSQVVSATAESETPETPEARLGTDLKALFTQVRPQDTLSAIARDFGVTLEALRRANPQVTDPRRIRRGQRIRIPGLVEETYVIQPGDTLFSLARSRDVPLAGLRRVNPEIADPRQIRPGQQIIIPRHEGEPYVVRAGDSLWSIARSLGVPLETLLQMNPQIADPRLILEGETIWVPPGPR is encoded by the coding sequence GTGGCGCTCGTCCTGGTCCTGGCCGCCGGGACGGGGGGCGGGCGCGCCCAAGCTGATGAGCTGACCGTCACGCCCGTCACGTCGTTCGTGGAGGCGCTGCCCCGCCAGTCCGTCACCCTCGTCTTCCGGCTCGGCAACACCACGGGGGCGGAGCAGAGTGTCCTGCCGGTCGTCGAGCTCCCGGACGGGTGGCAGCTTCTGGTGCCGGTGGACCCGGTCACCCTTCCACCCGGCGGGGAGCACGTCCTGCTGCTCGCCGTGCTGGTGCCCCAGGACGCCCCGGCGGGAGATTACCCGGTGCGCGTGGACCTCCAGGGTTCGATCCCCCCGGTGCACCTCGAGGGACGGGCGACGGTCCGGATTCGTCCGACGCGGGGGCTCGAGGCGACCCTCGTCCGCGCGCCCGCGTATACGCTGGGCGACCCGTACCGCCTCGTCTTCTCCGTGCGGAACACCGGAAACACCCCCCAGCAGGTCACCTTTCGCATACACGACAACCTGGGCTTCCGGACCGTGACGGCACCGGCGGAGGCCCGCATCCGGCCAGGCGAGCTCGTCACCGTGGACGTGTCGGTTCAGGTGCCGCAGAGTCTGACCAAGGCCGCGACCCATCGAGTGCAACTGATCGCCGAGGGCGACGGCCCCTCCGTGCCCCGGGCACAGGCGAGCGCCGCGGTCGAGATCATCCCGCGCAGCGTGTCCGGGGATGCCGCGTACCACACCTTCCCGCTCCGGATCGCGGTCGATCGGGAGATGACGGCAACCGGAGGGGTGACCGGCTGGGAGATCTCCGGGACCGGAGCCCTGGCAGAGAGCGATCCTGGCCGACTCACCCTCCAGCTGGGCGACGAGGGGGGCCGGGCAGCCTACACCCGCCCGAACCTGTACCTCTCCGCCGGTGATCAGCGCTTTGTTCTATCGCCGCTCACGGAGTTCGGCGAGAGGCTGGCCACTGGCGCCGAGATGCGCGCCACGATGGGCCCCCTCGTCCTGACATCGTACGCACACCGAGACGGCACCGGTCGCGAGAGGGTGGGTGCCCAGGCCGCCCTCGACCTCGGCGGGGCGGGCGCGCTCTCCCTCCAGTTCCTGGACCGGTCCGAAGCCCCGGGCGACCTCTGGAGCCTCCAGGCGCAGGTGTCACCGGCGGAGAGGTGGGACTTCCAGGTGGAGTACGGGCTCCAGGCCACCGCGAGCCTCGCCTCGTCGCCCGACGCTCTCCGCCTGACGAGCCGTTTCTCGGGGGGCGCGCTGGTCACTCACGCCACGTGGGAGCAGGTCGGGGCAGGCTACCGGGAGGCCACCCGCGCCAGCAGACGGCTCCAGCTCTACACCAGCGTTCCCTTCTCGGATGCGATGCGGCTCGGCCTCCGTTTCGACGACCTGATGGAGTACGAGGGCGTCCCCTGGGACGGGTGGGCGCGCAACGTACGAAACACGGGCCTGAACTTGAGCGGAGGCTGGGAGGGGACCGGCTGGTGGCTCCAGTATGCCCGCTCGGACGACGTGGAGCCCGGGCAGCGCGACCGGAGCGAGGGGTCGCTCCGGTTCGTGCTCAACCTTCCCATCGATGGAAAGCGTTTCCTCTTCCAGGACGCGGGCCTCAGGCAGGTCATCGATCGGGTCGGCGGCACCGAGAGCCTCAGGGCCGCCTACCGGCTGAGCTACCATGCCGCTTCGCCGGACGGGGGCATCGACCCTTACCTTCAAGCGGAGTTCCCGCTCGTGGGAAGTCTCCCGGAGAGGTTCGCGTTCGGAATACGCTCCTATCGAAACGTTCACGACCGCCTCACCCTTCGCCTGGGACTGGACGTTCTCGACGTTCTCGCGAGCACGTACCGCGTTCAGGGCGAAGCCCGGTACACTCTGCCGAGCGCTCACACCATCGTGGCGGGAGGCGAAGCCAAGGGATCCCTGAGCCAGGAGCCGGAGTGGAAGGCGACGGCCAGCTACACGTTTCCCTTCGATCTCCAGTTGGGCCGCCGCTCCGACGTGGGCGAGCTGGTGGGCCGGGTCGTCGACGAAGCGGGTCAGAGCCTCCCGGACATGGTGGTCCAGATCAACGGTCAGCGGACGACCACCGGTGGTGACGGCCGTTTCCGGTTCGCCGCCGTACGCGCCGGCACCTACCATGTCACGTTCCGGCCGGACCAGCTGGGTCCCGAACGGATCACCCTGCCGCAGACGCCCTGGCGGGTGGAGATCCCCGCCGGCACGAGGGTCGAGCAGGAGTTCAGGGTGGTCGAGGGGGCGCGGGTGGATGGACGCCTCCGGCTCCTTCCGCCCCCCACGGACACCCTCGAAGCAGGCGCCGTCTTTGGGGAAGGGCCGGGAGAGGCCGACAAGCGATGGGTGGCAGGGATGCTGGTCGAGCTGGTCGACCACGAGATCGCCTACCGGCGCGTGACCGACGAGCAGGGACGCTTCAGCTTCGAGCAGTTGCCTCCGGGAGAGTGGCGGCTCCGCGTTCACAGGAACGGCCTGCCCCAGTGGTACGAGATCCGCCCGGCAGAGCAGGCCATCCACCTCCGCGCGGGAGCGGAGGAGCAGGTGGAGGTGGACGTCGTCCCGGTTCCTCGCCGGATCCAGCTTGTCGAGGGCGGCGTCCTGCAGCCCGCGCCGCCTGTCGAGGCCCGCAGGCCCCCCGGCGCTCAGCCTGCGGACCAGCCGCAGCCGCTCACGGCCCCGTCTCAGGTGGTGTCGGCGACGGCTGAATCCGAGACACCGGAAACACCCGAAGCTCGCCTTGGCACCGATCTGAAGGCCCTGTTCACCCAGGTGAGGCCTCAGGACACGCTGTCCGCGATTGCCCGCGACTTCGGTGTGACGCTCGAAGCCCTCCGGCGGGCGAACCCCCAGGTCACCGACCCCAGGCGGATCCGGCGCGGGCAGAGGATCCGGATTCCGGGCCTGGTGGAGGAGACGTACGTGATTCAACCCGGTGACACGCTTTTCTCTCTGGCCCGTTCCCGGGATGTTCCGCTGGCCGGGCTGCGCCGGGTGAACCCGGAGATCGCCGACCCCCGACAGATCCGCCCGGGCCAGCAGATCATCATCCCACGCCACGAGGGAGAGCCGTACGTCGTGCGGGCGGGGGACAGCCTCTGGTCGATCGCCCGCTCGCTGGGGGTGCCGCTGGAGACCCTGCTGCAGATGAACCCTCAGATCGCCGACCCCCGCCTCATACTGGAAGGGGAGACCATCTGGGTCCCTCCCGGACCGCGCTGA
- a CDS encoding MOSC domain-containing protein, whose product MERMEKERASPRATRRNLVTRDVPLNHLVGRTFRVGEVQVGGLRLCGPCGHPARLLASQRVTPGLVPVTS is encoded by the coding sequence ATGGAAAGGATGGAAAAAGAACGTGCATCACCCAGAGCCACCCGCAGGAACCTGGTTACCCGGGACGTTCCATTGAACCACCTGGTGGGCAGGACCTTCCGGGTGGGCGAGGTTCAGGTGGGGGGGCTTCGGCTCTGCGGGCCGTGTGGTCACCCGGCCCGGCTCCTGGCCTCCCAGCGCGTCACCCCCGGTCTCGTCCCTGTCACTTCATGA
- a CDS encoding S41 family peptidase — translation MGIRTSNRRGRTFQPRRRAGVLAVAATAFFLLAALAVVLAGPTAAQGPPRETPSPTLAAFDLAWQTIDRTYVDPTFGGVDWKGVREEYRSRVEAAPDLEAAYAVIVEMVGLLQDGQTFVVPPSARAPQPDGAQEPELEYAGIGVIIQQLENGDVVVVHVFDGAPAQAAGVLVGDVIVSVDGWAPAEGDGIEAVSQHIRGPVDTPVELTVRDPDGAERAATVTRGRIDLRPTVEHRVLEGGTGYLRVPVLTDELVEEGARALPGLLQASGMVLDLRGVGAGSVAGAIRVAQWFLGAVDLGGVVTRTGVFPLPFVQEAIAAYNRPLVVLVGPTTSSLAEVLAMVLQEYGRATLVGQRTQGGFELTQTAELPGGGLLQVATGRYVSPEGKLLPLEGLTPEVEVPRPELKELREGRDPDLERALEVLRSP, via the coding sequence GTGGGTATCCGTACGTCAAACCGGAGGGGACGCACCTTCCAGCCCCGGAGACGTGCCGGCGTCCTCGCCGTCGCCGCGACCGCGTTCTTCCTGCTCGCTGCCCTGGCCGTGGTGCTCGCCGGACCCACCGCCGCCCAGGGACCTCCCCGGGAGACTCCGAGCCCTACCCTGGCTGCGTTCGACCTGGCCTGGCAGACCATCGACCGGACCTACGTGGACCCCACCTTCGGCGGGGTGGACTGGAAGGGCGTCCGGGAGGAGTACCGGAGCCGGGTGGAGGCGGCACCCGACCTGGAGGCGGCCTACGCCGTCATCGTGGAGATGGTGGGGCTCCTGCAGGACGGGCAGACCTTCGTGGTGCCGCCGTCGGCGCGAGCCCCCCAGCCTGACGGGGCCCAGGAGCCAGAGCTCGAGTACGCGGGCATCGGCGTCATCATCCAGCAGCTCGAGAACGGGGACGTGGTGGTGGTCCACGTCTTCGACGGGGCGCCGGCCCAGGCGGCGGGGGTGCTGGTGGGCGACGTGATCGTCTCGGTGGACGGTTGGGCTCCGGCCGAGGGCGACGGCATCGAAGCGGTTTCCCAGCACATCCGGGGTCCCGTGGACACGCCGGTGGAGCTCACCGTCAGGGACCCCGACGGGGCCGAGCGGGCGGCGACGGTGACGCGGGGTCGCATCGACCTCCGTCCCACCGTGGAGCACCGGGTGCTGGAGGGGGGCACGGGGTACCTCCGGGTTCCCGTGCTCACCGACGAGCTGGTGGAGGAGGGGGCCCGGGCGCTCCCCGGCCTGCTCCAGGCATCCGGCATGGTGCTGGACCTGCGGGGCGTGGGTGCCGGCAGCGTGGCCGGTGCCATCCGGGTGGCCCAGTGGTTCCTGGGGGCGGTGGACCTGGGGGGCGTGGTCACCCGCACGGGGGTCTTCCCGCTGCCCTTCGTGCAGGAGGCCATCGCCGCCTACAACCGTCCCCTGGTGGTGCTGGTGGGGCCCACCACCAGCAGCCTCGCGGAAGTCCTGGCGATGGTACTCCAGGAGTACGGGCGGGCCACCCTGGTGGGCCAGCGGACCCAGGGCGGCTTCGAGCTCACCCAGACGGCGGAGCTGCCCGGGGGCGGCCTGCTGCAGGTGGCCACCGGACGGTACGTCTCGCCGGAAGGGAAACTCCTCCCCCTCGAGGGCCTCACGCCGGAGGTGGAGGTTCCCCGACCTGAACTGAAGGAGCTGCGCGAGGGGCGCGACCCGGACCTGGAGCGGGCGTTGGAGGTGCTCCGCAGCCCGTGA
- a CDS encoding sialidase family protein, translated as MKHACGWRPAAVAAVAILLAAGVTFAAVFPTWAQGVAPSKLGKAEAGPSLDLLAPVKPMLSGRAWLLVEGIDPGLRRRPGWGTLTRLDWQALDGPMGGPSSRLGSPSGVMQAPGAALVPFRNPAPAFSRDLLITRDFSQTPFQTEPHLAADPQDPDHLVVGVIDYNFPTMSTYVSLDGGATWEGPHQAPYLPDDQVSGGDPVLAFDREGDLYLASISIGVEDFTVGPLFLSTLVSSIAVARSSDGGYAWPQVVSTARSGVKLENQQIDATGRLRGTLSVGFLDKPWMAVGPDPSEPERDVIYVTYTDFVTRYDIRWIGELPVLMPDEVETTIRLVRSVDGGATWSEPVAVSPTVRRSFGEVEQPADVPGAVWTDRVVQGAQPAVAPDGSLYVAWFDSTDDGSMKGKGAIRVVRSDDGGKSFARPVTAASFNEIGFRPHNAFFRYWAAGFPQLAAGPDGGLHLVYTARPGDPPGDDGDVFYTRSADGGATWSGPLRLNGDDGSALQFFPSVDVDPSGSVHVMWGDMRDDASQTRYHIYYTRSEDGGATWGFKDPELGLEEPDTRVTDFASNPNRGFPYGLFLGDYFSIAATGEDVHMVWADTRLGEFGPLNQKIGFARRKAIRAPGIFVSPPAGSGGQKITVQGFDFQPEMNVFIQLEDATIATARTNREGRFTTSLFVPVTGEGAQSLRVLDESGNGASTSYYTEFGFGNLQQLHDDLSRQLGELKDVLEQIRQQAGGAEGQGSTP; from the coding sequence ATGAAGCATGCGTGTGGGTGGCGACCTGCGGCGGTGGCGGCCGTCGCGATCCTCCTGGCGGCTGGCGTCACGTTCGCAGCCGTCTTCCCAACGTGGGCCCAGGGCGTGGCGCCCTCGAAGCTGGGGAAGGCGGAGGCGGGCCCATCCCTGGACCTGCTCGCCCCGGTGAAGCCCATGCTCTCGGGCAGGGCCTGGCTGCTGGTCGAGGGCATCGACCCCGGGCTGCGCCGGCGGCCCGGCTGGGGCACCCTCACCCGACTCGACTGGCAGGCCCTGGACGGCCCTATGGGCGGGCCATCGTCCCGGCTGGGCTCCCCTTCGGGCGTCATGCAGGCTCCCGGGGCGGCGTTGGTGCCCTTCCGGAACCCGGCGCCCGCCTTCAGCCGCGACCTGCTGATCACGCGAGATTTCAGCCAGACCCCCTTCCAGACCGAGCCCCACCTGGCCGCCGACCCCCAGGATCCGGACCACCTGGTGGTGGGCGTGATCGACTACAACTTCCCCACCATGTCCACCTACGTGAGCCTCGACGGCGGCGCCACCTGGGAGGGACCCCACCAGGCGCCCTACCTGCCCGACGACCAGGTCTCCGGCGGAGACCCCGTCCTCGCCTTCGACCGGGAGGGCGATCTCTACCTCGCCAGCATCTCCATCGGGGTGGAGGACTTCACGGTGGGGCCGCTCTTCCTCTCCACCCTGGTCTCCAGCATCGCGGTGGCCCGCTCGAGCGACGGCGGGTACGCGTGGCCGCAGGTGGTCTCCACCGCCCGCAGCGGCGTGAAGCTCGAGAACCAGCAGATCGACGCCACCGGCCGGCTGCGGGGGACCCTTTCCGTCGGCTTCCTCGACAAGCCGTGGATGGCGGTCGGACCCGATCCCAGCGAGCCCGAGCGCGACGTGATCTACGTGACCTACACCGATTTCGTCACCCGCTACGACATCCGCTGGATCGGTGAGCTGCCCGTCCTCATGCCCGACGAGGTGGAGACCACCATCCGCCTGGTTCGCTCCGTCGACGGCGGTGCCACCTGGAGCGAGCCGGTGGCGGTGAGCCCCACGGTGCGGCGCTCCTTCGGCGAGGTGGAGCAGCCGGCGGACGTGCCCGGCGCCGTCTGGACCGACCGGGTGGTCCAGGGCGCGCAGCCGGCGGTGGCGCCCGACGGGAGCCTCTACGTGGCCTGGTTCGACAGCACCGACGACGGCAGCATGAAGGGGAAGGGCGCGATCCGGGTCGTCCGCTCGGACGACGGGGGCAAGAGCTTCGCCCGGCCGGTCACGGCCGCCTCCTTCAACGAGATCGGTTTCCGCCCCCACAACGCCTTCTTCCGCTACTGGGCGGCCGGTTTTCCTCAGTTGGCCGCGGGCCCCGACGGCGGGCTCCACCTGGTGTACACCGCCCGCCCCGGCGACCCGCCCGGAGACGATGGCGACGTCTTCTACACCCGCTCGGCCGACGGGGGCGCCACCTGGAGCGGGCCCCTGCGTCTGAATGGCGACGACGGTTCCGCCCTCCAGTTCTTCCCCTCGGTGGACGTGGACCCGTCGGGCTCCGTCCACGTCATGTGGGGCGACATGCGCGACGATGCCTCCCAGACCCGCTACCACATCTACTACACCCGCTCCGAGGACGGGGGTGCCACCTGGGGCTTCAAGGACCCCGAGCTGGGCCTGGAGGAGCCGGACACCCGCGTGACCGACTTCGCCTCCAACCCGAACCGGGGCTTCCCCTACGGCCTCTTCCTGGGTGACTACTTCTCCATCGCAGCCACGGGCGAGGACGTCCACATGGTGTGGGCCGACACCCGCCTGGGCGAGTTCGGGCCGCTCAACCAGAAGATCGGCTTCGCCCGCCGGAAGGCGATCCGGGCGCCGGGCATCTTCGTCTCGCCGCCGGCCGGCAGCGGGGGGCAGAAGATCACCGTCCAGGGCTTCGACTTCCAGCCCGAGATGAACGTCTTCATTCAACTGGAGGACGCCACCATCGCCACCGCCCGCACCAACCGGGAGGGGCGCTTCACCACCAGCCTCTTCGTCCCTGTGACGGGCGAGGGTGCCCAGAGCCTGCGGGTGCTGGACGAGTCGGGGAACGGGGCCTCCACCTCATACTACACCGAGTTCGGCTTCGGCAACCTGCAGCAGCTCCACGACGACCTCTCCCGCCAGCTTGGCGAGCTGAAGGACGTGCTGGAGCAGATCCGGCAGCAGGCGGGCGGGGCAGAAGGACAGGGCTCCACCCCGTGA